From the Fulvia fulva chromosome 2, complete sequence genome, one window contains:
- a CDS encoding DNA repair and recombination protein RAD54B: MMKPFRMPSRVPSTGAPATVSAGPPPAKKRRISHDDEDAAEVNAEVTAAAANVLKKPPPPLSARKFVPLQPRKPLHPLSSSGSTGSSQGEKRAEDDKQCIYYNCVWRKPTGKKHKTWDSDGIVTVRGSHVKLQNIDGKSMGEGVCKGPLMVGSEAFVGGKEVELGDMISKEDYMAGRPFLGKTKSAPPPSLQEINGTKKVTKKEQEKHTKIAATQKDQVAPKVQSSAAANGAFKAHKSQDYQSANINLEVPVPRFNADAENALVMRRPDSVPKGKQSVDVVVDPILSSKLRKHQREGVAFLYECVMGMKDYGGEGAILADEMGLGKTLQTIALVWTLLKQTPIWKGLPVVSKTLIVCPVTLMRNWQKEFRKWLGDYRCGVFVAGDGETSLAPFTQKGSSYPVMIIGYEKLTKVKDQLKKANIDLIICDEGHRLKTAKNKAAAAIKELGTQRRIILSGTPIQNDLEEFFQMVDFVNPSIMSKYSTFKREFETPILKMRQPEASTHDIEKGQARSEELASRTGMFILRRTSEILSQYLPPKTEYVVLCRPTKVQAGIYRTMVGTQAFIAAMNTPTAVLELINVLKKVCNCPKLLLTKDQKEEVTKPELLEGIPPRLLKSPAASGKLQVLDELLHQIHSTTEEKVVLVSNYTSTLDILGNLLDSMSYKYIRLDGTTAQNKRQDLVDRFNRSPRSNSFVFLLSAKAGGVGLNLIGASRLVMFDLDWNPSTDVQAMARIHRDGQTRPCHIYRLLTQGALDEKIFQRQVSKTGLADAIVDGKSAASGFTQAELRDLFTLDEGQDCQTHRLLGCECGGNGLPNRGPDVDEENAEDTSRNDLSALADDDSPKVLRLDDSDDDDVVVFKSQKITSTAADMLKDPASAGYGPDGSSPAATKGKMLSLMQYKHFDTAIVEQKTGLGAGPMGSGEDDDEVDLSALGIAEAAVEDDALRKVICDGSRRVGFVFTKLSSS; encoded by the coding sequence ATGATGAAGCCTTTCAGGATGCCGAGCCGCGTTCCATCGACAGGTGCACCAGCTACAGTATCTGCAGGACCACCACCGGCAAAGAAACGTCGGATCAGTCACGACGACGAGGACGCGGCAGAAGTGAATGCAGAGGTCACAGCTGCAGCTGCGAATGTGCTTAAGAAGCCTCCTCCACCACTATCAGCAAGGAAATTTGTACCGCTACAGCCACGGAAGCCACTACATCCTTTGAGCTCCAGTGGATCGACCGGCTCTTCTCAAGGCGAGAAGAGAGCAGAGGACGACAAGCAATGCATCTACTACAATTGCGTTTGGCGGAAACCTACGGGCAAGAAGCACAAGACCTGGGACAGCGATGGCATTGTCACTGTTCGAGGAAGCCACGTGAAGTTGCAGAACATTGATGGCAAGTCGATGGGCGAAGGCGTGTGCAAGGGCCCGCTTATGGTTGGGTCTGAAGCGTTTGTGGGTGGGAAGGAGGTTGAGCTGGGAGACATGATCTCGAAAGAAGACTACATGGCAGGCCGACCCTTCCTTGGTAAGACCAAGAGTGCCCCGCCGCCATCTCTGCAGGAGATCAACGGCACAAAGAAAGTTACCAAAAAGGAGCAAGAGAAACACACCAAGATCGCCGCTACGCAGAAGGACCAGGTCGCGCCCAAGGTCCAGAGCAGCGCTGCCGCCAACGGCGCTTTCAAGGCTCACAAGAGCCAAGACTACCAGTCCGCCAACATTAACCTTGAAGTGCCTGTGCCACGCTTCAATGCTGACGCCGAGAACGCTCTGGTCATGAGGAGACCGGACAGCGTGCCTAAGGGCAAACAAAGTGTGGATGTTGTGGTTGATCCGATCTTGTCCTCGAAGCTACGCAAGCACCAACGAGAGGGCGTGGCATTCTTATATGAATGTGTCATGGGCATGAAAGACTACGGTGGAGAAGGTGCAATCCTGGCCGATGAGATGGGACTTGGGAAGACTTTGCAGACTATCGCACTGGTGTGGACACTACTCAAGCAAACCCCCATATGGAAAGGCCTACCTGTCGTTTCGAAGACTTTGATAGTCTGCCCTGTGACCCTGATGAGGAATTGGCAGAAGGAGTTCCGCAAATGGTTGGGAGACTATCGATGCGGAGTCTTTGTCGCTGGCGACGGCGAAACGAGCCTGGCACCCTTCACTCAGAAAGGGAGTTCATACCCTGTCATGATCATCGGCTACGAGAAGCTCACCAAGGTCAAGGACCAGCTGAAGAAAGCCAACATCGATTTGATCATCTGCGACGAGGGTCATCGACTGAAGACGGCGAAGAACAAAGCTGCTGCAGCGATCAAGGAGCTGGGAACTCAGCGACGTATCATTTTGAGCGGCACCCCTATCCAGAATGACCTCGAGGAGTTCTTTCAGATGGTCGACTTTGTGAATCCTAGTATCATGAGCAAGTACTCAACCTTCAAGCGGGAATTTGAGACGCCCATATTGAAGATGCGGCAGCCTGAAGCCTCCACCCACGACATTGAGAAGGGACAGGCACGAAGCGAGGAACTTGCTAGTCGAACTGGCATGTTCATCCTGCGACGCACAAGCGAAATCTTGTCGCAGTATCTACCGCCCAAGACCGAGTATGTTGTGCTTTGCCGACCGACGAAAGTGCAAGCAGGTATATACCGTACGATGGTTGGTACTCAGGCATTCATCGCCGCGATGAACACCCCGACTGCTGTTCTGGAGCTCATCAATGTGTTGAAGAAGGTCTGCAATTGCCCCAAGTTGCTGTTGACGAAAGATCAAAAGGAAGAGGTCACGAAGCCAGAGCTTCTGGAGGGCATACCACCTCGGCTGTTGAAGTCGCCTGCTGCGAGTGGAAAGTTGCAGGTATTAGACGAATTGTTACACCAGATCCACTCGACGACGGAGGAGAAGGTCGTGCTCGTCAGCAACTACACGTCCACCCTCGACATCCTTGGTAATCTCCTAGACTCCATGAGCTACAAGTACATCCGTCTCGATGGCACCACAGCACAGAACAAGCGACAAGATCTTGTCGACCGGTTCAACCGATCTCCGAGGAGCAATTCCTTTGTCTTCTTGCTATCAGCCAAAGCAGGCGGTGTCGGTCTCAACCTGATTGGTGCATCTCGACTCGTCATGTTCGATCTGGACTGGAATCCCTCTACGGACGTTCAAGCAATGGCACGAATACATCGAGATGGCCAGACACGCCCGTGTCACATATATCGACTTCTCACCCAAGGCGCGCTCGACGAGAAGATCTTCCAGCGACAGGTCAGCAAGACCGGGCTTGCGGACGCTATCGTCGATGGCAAGTCAGCTGCCAGTGGTTTCACACAAGCCGAACTCCGAGACCTCTTCACACTAGACGAAGGACAAGATTGTCAGACACATAGACTGCTCGGTTGCGAATGTGGTGGCAACGGCTTACCTAATCGTGGGCCCGATGTCGATGAAGAGAATGCTGAAGACACGAGCCGCAACGATCTGTCTGCACTAGCCGACGATGACAGCCCTAAAGTCCTACGCTTGGACGATAGCGATGATGATGATGTCGTTGTTTTCAAATCTCAAAAGATCACGTCAACCGCGGCCGACATGCTCAAAGATCCTGCATCGGCCGGCTATGGACCTGATGGCAGCAGTCCTGCAGCAACGAAGGGGAAGATGTTGAGCTTGATGCAGTACAAGCACTTTGACACAGCAATTGTTGAGCAGAAGACGGGACTCGGAGCTGGACCGATGGGCTCTGGCGAGGATGACGACGAGGTAGATCTGTCTGCCTTGGGCATCGCTGAAGCTGCAGTAGAAGATGATGCTCTGCGCAAGGTGATCTGTGATGGTAGTCGACGAGTCGGCTTTGTCTTTACGAAGCTCAGTAGCTCGTGA
- a CDS encoding Short-chain dehydrogenase/reductase eriB — protein MAFNPAHDIKDLSGKVILITGGNTGLGASKVKALAAHNPTCIYLCCRKIESGQAVVDSIHQTIPKANIQILQLDLSSFDSVKKCAADFNAKSDRLDLLFLNAGISATSPALSKEGYEQQFGVNHMGHALFAQLLMPKLLETQRQADSDVRIIVTSSIGGHRIAPRQGLVLDQMKTDGASIAPMVRYGHSKLANMLFARKLAQLYPSITTTSYHPGTVKTDIWGKAEGVRLLAFLVAPIVWATGVDSDTGVQTALWLATAEKGQIENGRYYAPKPFGKPKEGSKWAVDQKQTDELWEWTNEELAKHGGPDWPEE, from the exons ATGGCCTTCAACCCCGCGCACGACATCAAGGACCTCAGTGGCAAAGTGATTCTGATCACAGGAG GCAACACAGGCCTCGGCGCCAGCAAAGTAAAAGCCCTGGCAGCCCACAATCCAACCTGCATATACCTTTGCTGTCGAAAAATCGAATCCGGCCAAGCAGTCGTAGACTCGATTCACCAGACCATCCCCAAAGCCAACATCCAAATCCTGCAACTCGACCTCAGCTCCTTCGACAGCGTGAAGAAATGTGCCGCAGACTTCAACGCAAAGAGTGATCGCTTAGACCTCCTCTTCCTCAATGCTGGAATCTCCGCCACATCTCCCGCTCTCAGCAAGGAAGGCTACGAGCAGCAATTTGGCGTAAACCACATGGGCCACGCACTCTTCGCGCAACTCCTTATGCCGAAGCTGCTGGAGACACAGCGACAAGCCGACTCAGATGTTCGCATAATCGTCACCTCCTCGATCGGCGGCCATCGCATTGCGCCCAGGCAGGGCCTTGTCCTCGACCAGATGAAGACGGACGGTGCATCGATCGCTCCCATGGTGCGCTACGGCCATTCCAAGTTGGCAAACATGCTCTTCGCTCGGAAACTGGCCCAACTCTATCCATCTATCACTACAACCTCCTACCATCCTGGTACCGTCAAGACCGACATCTGGGGGAAAGCGGAAGGAGTGAGACTCCTGGCGTTTCTTGTAGCACCGATCGTGTGGGCTACCGGTGTGGATTCTGATACTGGGGTGCAGACGGCGCTTTGGCTGGCGACGGCGGAGAAGGGTCAAATTGAGAATGGCAGGTATTATGCGCCGAAGCCGTTCGGGAAGCCGAAGGAGGGGAGTAAGTGGGCTGTTGATCAGAAGCAGACTGATGAGTTGTGGGAGTGGACGAATGAAGAGTTGGCGAAGCATGGTGGGCCTGATTGGCCAGAGGAGTGA
- a CDS encoding Mitochondrial large ribosomal subunit protein mL67 encodes MSAIQKEIVPHGRFVYAFCNVRTNQVLYSLSRTLDNTALKQLPDLGANHTPPQLRKDLWRPLYSVELPATPHGAKQGIHALRKLREYRKLHELSWEQTAMMTRNMTDKEIEREKKKLEDRGGSKKETVYDIMKRQKHKMKLKMVMDQKANSIADLAAVLTEQEELGATTAEAKQKHADEWRTRSLEEMERLAQEADNGSIEKIETQIEELCKTLQELRQHGTEGRRGKLKKQIVVTRQQLQKMRRAAQVAKEVPPASLEIERLAQEVKNGGLETLSNQIAERRGRPKERKNSAEVEEPTAEAEESFEEAEQRHERMQWAAKAVEEAKANPAYIEGAATEAADAADTAEAALAASAVEAASARETASAAEAKAESASEAASAEKAALAKEAAREVAVARDAAVAREAALARDAALARETASAREAASSEQLLPAYKRAKMLWYAEKFDPIKRDPEYLPKRGWVRREAERWNRPVYTSKGITVKWANITDAEYAASWPDAVQHERMGYTTRSPPLVDTETVAEFRALSWKGRRENFQLDETTAEKVERLRAEMGLQARVDKPWKFVEAQEIESGFLPGRDPSDVEAAEVEGEELEAAPEVAEEFVEEEDPERLQKIQEEILGRVRQMASKESWDKRANQDLKKAKNKFKLAPLPVDATVDQQPTV; translated from the exons ATGAGCGCCATCCAGAAGGAGATCGTCCCTCACGGGCGCTTCGTCTACGCCTTCTGCAACGTCCGGACGAACCAGGTCTTGTATTCACTATCACGCACGCTTGAT AACACGGCATTAAAGCAACTTCCAGACCTGGGCGCGAACCACACGCCTCCACAGCTACGAAAGGACTTATGGCGACCGCTATACAGCGTCGAGCTTCCCGCAACGCCACACGGTGCAAAGCAAGGCATCCATGCCCTCAGGAAGCTGCGAGAATATCGCAAACTCCACGAGCTATCATGGGAGCAAACAGCCATGATGACGCGGAACATGACCGACAAGGAGATTGAAAgggagaagaagaagctcGAGGACCGAGGAGGCAGCAAGAAGGAGACTGTCTACGACATCATGAAGCGCCAAAAGCACAAGATGAAGCTCAAGATGGTCATGGACCAGAAGGCGAACAGCATTGCAGACCTGGCGGCCGTCTTGACTGAGCAAGAAGAGCTGGGCGCAACGACTGCCGAGGCCAAGCAGAAGCACGCAGACGAGTGGCGGACACGATCGCTTGAAGAGATGGAGCGCCTCGCTCAAGAAGCGGACAACGGAAGCATTGAGAAGATTGAGACCCAGATTGAAGAACTCTGCAAGACGCTGCAAGAACTGCGACAGCATGGTACTGAAGGCCGAAGAGGAAAGCTTAAGAAACAAATTGTCGTTACCAGACAGCAACTCCAAAAGATGCGACGTGCAGCACAAGTGGCCAAAGAAGTACCTCCGGCTAGCTTAGAGATTGAGCGTCTGGCTCAAGAGGTGAAGAACGGTGGGCTTGAGACACTCTCAAACCAGATTGCAGAGCGTCGAGGGAGACCGAAAGAGAGGAAGAACTCAGCCGAGGTGGAAGAGCCCACAGCCGAGGCGGAAGAGAGCTTCGAGGAAGCCGAGCAGCGACATGAAAGGATGCAGTGGGCGGCAAAGGCAGTGGAAGAGGCAAAAGCAAACCCAGCGTACATTGAAGGAGCAGCAACCGAAGCAGCAGACGCGGCAGACACGGCAGAAGCAGCGTTGGCAGCGTCGGCAGTCGAAGCCGCATCGGCAAGAGAAACAGCATCGGCAGCAGAAGCAAAAGCAGAGTCCGCAAGTGAAGCAGCATCGGCAGAGAAAGCAGCATTGGCAAAAGAGGCAGCGAGAGAAGTAGCGGTCGCGAGAGATGCAGCGGTGGCAAGAGAAGCAGCGTTGGCGCGAGACGCAGCGTTGGCAAGAGAAACAGCGTCGGCAAGAGAAGCAGCGTCGTCAGAGCAATTGCTACCAGCTTACAAAAGGGCAAAGATGCTGTGGTACGCAGAGAAGTTCGACCCTATCAAGCGCGACCCTGAATACCTGCCAAAACGTGGATGGGTGCGCAGAGAAGCTGAGCGCTGGAACAGGCCCGTCTACACATCAAAGGGCATCACAGTCAAGTGGGCGAACATCACGGACGCCGAGTACGCCGCCTCATGGCCGGATGCGGTGCAGCATGAGCGGATGGGCTACACTACGCGAAGTCCTCCACTTGTCGACACCGAGACAGTAGCTGAATTCAGGGCGTTGTCATGGAAGGGCAGGCGCGAGAACTTCCAGCTGGACGAGACTACCGCGGAGAAGGTGGAAAGACTCAGAGCAGAGATGGGCTTGCAAGCACGAGTTGACAAGCCGTGGAAGTTCGTGGAGGCTCAAGAGATTGAATCCGGCTTCTTACCTGGTAGGGACCCATCTGATGTGGAAGCGGCAGAAGTGGAAGGTGAAGAGCTGGAGGCAGCGCCAGAGGTGGCGGAAGAATTCGTCGAGGAAGAAGACCCCGAAAGGCTGCAGAAGATTCAAGAGGAGATCTTGGGCCGGGTTCGACAGATGGCTAGCAAGGAATCTTGGGACAAGCGTGCCAACCAGGACCTGAAGAAGGCGAAGAACAAGTTCAAGCTCGCGCCTTTGCCTGTTGATGCTACTGTGGACCAGCAGCCTACGGTCTAA
- a CDS encoding Dihydrolipoyllysine-residue acetyltransferase, mitochondrial gives MSAASVFARASRGLAQRGAWSGARTQTAFGSRIPALSALARYYASGKSYPSHTVISMPALSPTMTSGNIGSWQKQPGDSLAPGDVLVEIETDKAQMDFEFQEEGVLAKILKDSGEKDVPVGNPIAVLVEDAGDVSAFEDFSIEDAGGEKAAPKEDKKGGQEAAEATESPDSGSGTAPPKGKQESAPQAQESESSGERLEPTITRWKGPKAQEAAKSSGSGAVPAVAGVTSPATYEDIEPSSMRKTIASRLTQSFQQNPHYFVASTVSVTKLLKLRQALNASADGKYKLSVNDFLVKALAYAARKVPAANSSWREIDGKVVIRQNNVVDVSVAVATPVGLMTPIVKNVTGTGLETVSAQIKDLGKRARDGKLKPEEYQGGTITISNMGMNDAIDRFTAIINPPQATILAVGAVKKVAVPKDLEEGAKSFEWDDQIVLTASFDHKVVDGAVGGEFMKELKKVIENPLEMLL, from the exons ATGTCAGCCGCTTCGGTGTTCGCGAGGGCCTCACGAGGACTCGCACAGAGAGGAGCATGGAGCGGAGCTAGGACACAGACTGCTTTTGG CAGCAGGATACCAGCCCTCTCCGCGCTAGCCAGGTACTATGCCTCCGGAAAAT CATACCCATCACACACCGTTATCTCCATGCCCGCACTTTCCCCAACGATGACCTCCGGAAACATTGGTTCATGGCAAAAACAGCCCGGAGACTCACTTGCGCCGGGCGACGTTCTGGTGGAGATTGAGACAGACAAGGCACAGATGGACTTTGAGTTTCAAGAGGAGGGTGTGCTTGCGAAGATCCTGAAAGACTCTGGCGAGAAGGATGTCCCAGTCGGCAAC CCGATCGCCGTACTGGTCGAGGACGCCGGCGATGTCTCCGCATTCGAGGACTTCAGCATTGAGGATGCTGGCGGCGAGAAGGCAGCTCCGAAGGAGGACAAGAAGGGCGGCCAAGAAGCCGCTGAGGCCACCGAATCACCAGACTCCGGATCCGGCACTGCCCCACCAAAGGGCAAGCAGGAGTCTGCTCCACAGGCACAAGAATCCGAGTCGTCAGGCGAGAGACTTGAGCCTACCATTACCCGCTGGAAGGGACCAAAGGCACAGGAAGCAGCGAAGTCGTCCGGATCTGGCGCAGTCCCAGCCGTTGCAGGCGTCACTTCGCCAGCTACATACGAGGACATCGAACCATCGAGCATGCGCAAGACTATTGCATCCCGCCTCACGCAGTCCTTCCAGCAAAACCCACACTACTTTGTCGCCTCGACCGTTTCCGTCACTAAGCTTCTGAAGCTCCGCCAAGCATTGAACGCCTCTGCAGATGGCAAGTACAAGCTCTCCGTGAACGACTTCCTCGTCAAGGCACTCGCATACGCCGCACGTAAGGTTCCAGCGGCCAACAGCTCGTGGAGGGAGATCGACGGCAAGGTTGTCATCAGGCAAAACAATGTTGTCGATGTGTCGGTCGCAGTCGCAACCCCAGTCGGCCTCATGACACCAATCGTCAAGAACGTCACTGGAACCGGCCTCGAGACGGTATCGGCACAGATTAAGGACCTCGGAAAGCGCGCACGAGACGGCAAGCTGAAGCCAGAGGAGTACCAGGGCGGCACAATCACCATCTCCAACATGGGCATGAACGACGCCATTGACCGATTCACCGCCATCATCAATCCACCACAAGCCACAATCCTCGCAGTCGGCGCCGTAAAGAAGGTCGCAGTACCAAAAGACCTCGAGGAGGGCGCCAAGAGCTTCGAATGGGACGACCAAATCGTGCTCACAGCATCGTTCGACCACAAGGTCGTTGACGGTGCAGTTGGCGGCGAGTTCATGAAGGAGCTCAAGAAGGTTATTGAGAACCCACTTGAGATGCTACTTTAA
- a CDS encoding MFS transporter cpaT, translating into MGCKSEDHSPSPSSPQSPANTNAMSTSSLEEKPTNVLTFAPNDKADPRNWSNQKKWLIAGISLLGTFILPLNGTSITIAVAQITAEFNVLDTAHFTNSYWIVTSWSIGGAVFVIFFLSLLEDIGVRIGYHAFYFFFLMMMIPQAVAPNFATLVITRFFSGGCVALLANTIASIIPDLWDNEEERSLPVSLYIILYVAGSTAGPVIFAGIVEATNNWRWVFYAQLIIYCAFFPFFLYFIKETRGHVILRRRAKKLRKAGKQIWTREEIDAQPLLTTVWTSITRPLYLLLTEPVLAASTLWSAFAFGTVFFFTQSVEQVFKSLYGWTAYQCGYVQAAVVIGEVVGWMISQYGTKLYLQSAKRNKECPGTPIPEARLYVAIPGSLFGIAGGMFVYAWTSYPNYPWIAPAIGLCMVGLGIQIVVSAVADYITDAYAKSGYAGSAISAVAMGENIVAGFLPLAEASTYTNLGFQWASTLLACLGLLVTLAPVVFVLYGPKLRENSPFMQSGGALKEEAEPSTSA; encoded by the exons ATGGGTTGCAAAAGCGAAGACCATTCTCCTTCACCCTCGTCTCCGCAATCCCCGGCCAACACCAATGCCATGTCGACTTCATCTCTGGAAGAGAAGCCGACCAATGTCCTCACCTTCGCACCAAACGACAAAGCCGACCCTCGGAACTGGAGCAACCAGAAGAAATGGCTGATCGCTGGCATCTCCCTACTTGGCACCTTCATACTTCCTCTCAATGGTACCAGCATCACGATAGCAGTTGCTCAAATCACCGCCGAATTCAACGTCCTGGACACAGCACATTTCACGAACAGCTACTGGATCGTTACGAGTTGGAGCATCGGCGGAGCAGTCTTCGTCATCTTCTTCCTGTCACTGCTTGAAGACATTGGCGTGCGGATAGGCTATCATGCCTTCTACTTCTTCTTTCTTATGATGATGATCCCACAGGCCGTGGCACCGAACTTCGCCACTCTGGTAATCACTCGATTCTTCTCTGGAGGCTGCGTAGCGTTGCTGGCCAATACGATCGCGAGCATTATTCCGGACCTCTGGGACAACGAAGAGGAGCGCAGTCTACCCGTCAGCCTGTATATCATACTGTATGTCGCAGGTAGCACAGCTGGACCTGTCATCTTCGCTGGTATTGTGGAAGCCACAAACAATTGGCGATG GGTATTCTACGCACAGCTGATCATCTACTGCGCCTTCTTTCCCTTCTTCTTATACTTCATCAAGGAGACTCGTGGTCATGTCATCCTCCGACGACGAGCAAAGAAGCTGCGCAAGGCCGGCAAACAGATTTGGACCCGAGAGGAAATCGATGCTCAACCTCTACTTACAACCGTCTGGACATCAATCACCCGCCCACTCTACCTCCTCCTCACCGAGCCAGTCCTGGCCGCTAGCACACTCTGGTCCGCCTTTGCATTTGGCACCGTCTTCTTCTTCACACAATCTGTCGAACAAGTCTTCAAAAGCTTATACGGCTGGACTGCCTACCAGTGTGGCTACGTACAGGCAGCTGTAGTCATTGGCGAGGTCGTCGGTTGGATGATCTCACAGTACGGTACCAAGCTCTACCTCCAATCTGCGAAACGCAACAAGGAATGTCCTGGCACTCCCATCCCTGAAGCACGCCTCTACGTCGCCATTCCCGGGTCACTCTTCGGCATAGCTGGGGGAATGTTCGTCTATGCCTGGACTTCATACCCTAACTACCCATGGATCGCACCGGCCATTGGCCTCTGTATGGTTGGCCTGGGAATACAGATCGTCGTATCAGCTGTCGCCGACTACATCACCGATGCCTATGCGAAATCTGGATATGCCGGCTCTGCCATCAGTGCTGTCGCCATGGGCGAGAACATTGTCGCCGGGTTCCTGCCGCTGGCCGAAGCGTCTACGTACACCAACCTGGGCTTCCAATGGGCCAGTACGTTGTTGGCATGCTTGGGGTTGCTAGTCACTTTGGCGCCGGTGGTGTTTGTGCTGTACGGACCCAAGCTGAGGGAGAATAGTCCATTCATGCAGAGCGGTGGTGCGCTGAAAGAAGAAGCCGAGCCATCTACATCTGCATGA